In a genomic window of Hevea brasiliensis isolate MT/VB/25A 57/8 unplaced genomic scaffold, ASM3005281v1 Scaf208, whole genome shotgun sequence:
- the LOC110670736 gene encoding uncharacterized protein At5g39865 translates to MGCASSKQKRCRHCHAPYSPTPRSYSMHVVHPPQNKGDNYHVVALTSTTLGSLALDSPSNYKDSVNDAIDIWAAKGNDEENLSVCDGQNGISDDEESKTKEFSVGLIEAKSWSNMIQEKIPKIVPKTPVRTPPGEPETINAWELMAGLEEDDGSVHLPHRFRSFSFDVSRYPSPVLDSPGINGVTFSSNKSQTNRKPLWLQLADEEANSHCPEFDPQIFSAFRKSFQDLSPTHPFYLKPSDGEKQQSPATPASAGNNQIKEIYKGGKEKVVVYFTSLRGVRKTYEDCCHVRVILKSLGVRIDERDVSMHSGFKEELRELLGEGFSGGGLPKVFVGIKYIGGAEEIRRMHEEGELEKVVEDCEMVQDSGGIGNGTCEACGDIRFVPCETCSGSCKIYYERDEEEEEAEAEAEAEAEEDGEYGFQRCQYCNENGLIRCPICCY, encoded by the coding sequence ATGGGTTGTGCTAGCTCAAAACAAAAGCGTTGCCGGCACTGCCACGCACCCTACTCTCCGACGCCTCGGAGCTACTCAATGCATGTGGTTCATCCGCCGCAGAATAAAGGCGATAACTACCATGTAGTGGCGCTCACCTCCACTACATTAGGCTCTCTGGCGCTCGATTCACCTTCCAATTACAAGGACAGCGTCAACGATGCTATTGATATTTGGGCAGCGAAAGGCAATGATGAGGAGAATTTGAGTGTGTGTGATGGGCAAAATGGGATTTCAGATGATGAGGAATCGAAGACCAAAGAATTTTCGGTGGGTTTAATTGAAGCCAAGTCATGGTCTAATATGATCCAAGAAAAAATTCCCAAAATTGTCCCTAAAACACCGGTAAGAACGCCGCCGGGAGAGCCTGAAACGATCAATGCTTGGGAGCTTATGGCAGGgcttgaagaagatgatggttcTGTACATCTGCCTCATCGGTTTCGCAGCTTCTCTTTCGATGTTTCTCGCTATCCAAGTCCAGTTCTTGATAGCCCAGGAATTAATGGTGTCACATTTTCATCAAATAAGTCTCAGACTAATCGGAAACCTCTGTGGCTTCAATTAGCCGATGAAGAAGCAAATTCCCATTGTCCAGAATTCGACCCTCAAATCTTTTCCGCTTTCAGAAAATCTTTCCAAGATCTCTCTCCCACCCATCCATTTTACCTCAAGCCATCGGACGGCGAGAAACAACAATCACCTGCTACTCCTGCCTCCGCCGGCAACAATCAAATTAAAGAGATTTACAAAGGCGGCAAGGAGAAGGTGGTAGTATACTTCACAAGCCTACGAGGAGTTCGAAAAACATACGAAGATTGCTGCCATGTGAGGGTGATCTTAAAAAGCTTAGGTGTTCGAATTGATGAGCGAGACGTGTCGATGCATTCAGGGTTTAaggaggagttaagagagctaTTGGGAGAAGGGTTTAGCGGAGGAGGACTACCAAAGGTGTTCGTGGGAATAAAGTACATCGGCGGAGCTGAGGAGATAAGGCGAATGCACGAAGAAGGAGAGCTAGAGAAAGTGGTTGAAGATTGTGAAATGGTGCAGGACAGTGGTGGAATTGGTAATGGAACTTGTGAGGCTTGTGGGGATATCAGATTTGTGCCATGCGAGACATGTTCTGGGAGCTGTAAGATTTACTATGAAcgcgatgaagaagaagaagaagcagaagCAGAAGCAGAAGCAGAAGCAGAAGAAGATGGTGAATATGGCTTTCAACGTTGCCAATATTGTAATGAGAATGGGCTAATACGTTGTCCAATTTGTTGTTACTAA